In Streptomyces nojiriensis, the sequence CGCCAACGGTGAGACCGTCACTCTGCGGCTGGAGCCGGAGAGCGAGAAGACGATCTGGATCAGGGACCAGGAATTCGATCAGTCGGCCGCCCCGGAGTGCAGCATCACCGGGCCGGGCGCCCCCGGTCTTACCGATCCGGGAACCGACGTGTTCCTCACCCGGGACGAGACCTGGAACCCGCTTTACACCATCGACGTGCAACGAGCGGGCGACTACGAGGTCACCTGTTCGTCCCACGCACTCTCCAAGTACGCCATCGGGGACTCCGGAGGCATTTTCGCGTTTGCGGGCTGGCTGGTACCGGCCGTCGCTCTCCCCGTTCTCGGAATCGGCATCGGCGCTGTCATCGTCCTCGTCACCGCCGTCCGCCGCAGTCGCCACCGCAAGCGGCTGCTCGCCGAACGCCACGGCTCCGGTGACGGCCACCCCGCGACCCCCAGTCCGGTCCCGTCCGACGGATGAACGCCGCCCAGAGCTCCGAAGGCTGCCGTGATCACTGATCAAAGATCCGCCGGGCAGGATCTGGACGTGAGGCGTCACGATGGCGGGCTCGCCACTGCTCTTGGAGTCCGGGGGCGGGGTTGAGGACGGCGGGCGGGCCGGTTTCCACGATGCGGGAGCCCTGACGGAGAAGCCCCCTGGCCGGTGAAACCGGTCGGGGGGCTTCGTGCCTACGGCCACTTCGCGCGGGCCACGCGGCGGCAGGCCACTTCGTAGGCGGTGCGCTCGGCCTTCTCGGGGCGGCCGTGGCCCCGTTCTTCTCGCCGGCTACCCGGGCTATTCGCAGCCCACGCCGTCACCGTCCCTGTCGAGATGGCGGCCGTAGCCGGGGTCGTTGCGCCTGATCGGATCGGCTCCGGCGGCCCGGACAGCCGTGCAGTTCTTGTAGTAGACGCTGCCGCCGGTACCACCGCTGGACGATCCGCCCGAGGAGGAGTTGCCGGAGTCGTCGCTGTCTTTCGGCACCACGGGGTCCGGGTGCAGCTTGGTGTGTTCCGCTGTCGGACACGCGGTGCCGGGAGCTGCGACCGTGAGGCGGGCGGTCTCGGTCTTCGGGGCCTTGAACTCCTTGCCCTCGGCGGGGTCTTGGAAGCAGACGGTCCAGTCGTCCACGGTGGCCGGGAGCGTGACGTCGGTGTAGGCGCTTTGCGGTTCGATCGCCTTGAGTCCGATGGGCTTGAGGGTCTCGGACGCCTTGGAGAAGGTGAGGGTCACGACCTTCGGCATCTTCGGGTACGGCAGCGGGTCGCCGTCCTTCGCCGGGCACGGCGCCTCGTTGCGGACCACACCGAAGTCGAGCGTGGGCATCTTCCCGACAGGATGGTCGGCCTGGGTCTGGAAGCAGACTTTCCAGTTGTCGTCGTCCCACTGGCCGGCGTTGTCGGGGGACGCGTCGTGCGAGGTCGCGTCGTAACCGGCCGCGTGCGCCACGGCTTTGGCGTCCTTGAGGACCTTCCCGACGTAGCTCGGCGGTGCGCTCTGAGAGGGCGCGGTCGTGGCGGCGGGTATGTTCGCGGCCGCCGCCGCTTGCGGGGCGGGCTTCGCGTCGGCCTGAGTCTTCTTCGGGGGGTCCCCGAGGAAGGGAGCCAGGAACCAGAGGCCGGCGAGCACGGTGGCGATGATCTTCTGTGCCTGGTTCCACCGACTCACCCAGGCCAGCGCGATGCCGGCCGGGGGGAGGACGACGAGGGCGACGATGATCAGTGCCGGGTGCTGCCACCAGCGCCGTACGGGCGAGTGCGGGTGAGGGTACGGCGGAGCGTAGGTCACGTGGCGTCCTTCTGGCATACGTGGGTGGGACCGGCGAGACTACATAAGATTGAATGTTGTACCGGTCGGTACGAAGAATGGGCCTCCGACCGGCACTCGCCGCCCTCGTGGAGTGCGATCACCGTTGTCAGACCCCCTTGTTGATGTCGCGAACTTCGCGAACCCGAAACGATCGAGGGTGGTCTTGATGAGCGACAACGACGTGCGGCAGTTCGGCATCCACATCTACGACCAGTGGACGGCGATGTGGAACGGCGAGCTGGGCCTCGCCGAGAAGATCATGGCGCCGGAATTCGTCCTGCGTTATGCCCAGGCAGGCACCGAGGCCTTCGACGACGCCCGCACTCCGCAGCAGCTCGCCGACCTCATCGCGGCCTGGCATCAAGAGCGCCGCGGGCTTCGCTTCGCGGCCGAGGGCCCGGCAGTCGTGGACCTCGCGCTTGTCGACGGCGCACCGACCGGCCTGGTCGCCCGCCCCTATCTCGCCTCCGTCACCGGCGAAGACGCCCGGACCGTCGCCAGGAGCGGGACCGACACCCTGAGGATCACCAACGGTTTGATCAGCGAGGTATGGTCCGTCTCCTCCGGCTCCGCCGGCCGGACCTTCTACCGCTAGCGGACTGCGGGTCGGCCCACGGACGGCCCAAGTGGTCGTGTCCGCAACAGCATTCGGATAACCGACCTGCGGGACTGGTGGGTTCAGGGGCGGGGCTTGCGGTGGCGGCCGGTGCCCGGAGCCAAGGGGTTGTGTCCGGTGGTGGGGCCGGTCGCCTCGGGCCGGTCGGCGGGCGCGGGTTCGGGCGTGGGGCTGAGGGCGCGGCACGCAGCCGCGTAGTCCTCCACCGTCGTCAACGCCTGCCAGGCGAAGCCGTCCCACTCCAGGATCAGACGCGGGGCCTCGGGGTTGAGGTGGGCGGCGCGTTGCGGGCCGGTGCTGAGGGTGATGGCCTTCTTCTCGCCGGGCTTGCGCAGGCGGCCTTGGCGGCGTGCGGCCCAACGGTCCAGGGGTTCGTCGTCCATGGGTCAGGCGCGATCGGCGAGAAACAGGGCGAGCGGGCCGCCCTGAAGGAGGAACCTGCCTTCGGTCGCAGCAGTGATGGCATCCTGCACAGGCCACCAGGTGAGCTTGAAGTCCTGTTCGTCGTCGGCGAGCTGCTGCGGGCCGAGCGTCAGGCCCGTGGCCTCGAAGAGGTGGATGCGGGCCGCGGAGCGGGAGGTGATCGCGTAGGAGCCGAGGGGGCGCCACACAGTGGCGGTGATACCGGCCTCCTCCAGGAGTTCCCGCCGGGCGCATTCCTCGGCGGTCTCCCCGTCCTCTCGCCGACCGCCGGGCAGGAACAGGTAGTCGTCGCCGTGGCGGGGGAAGCGGGCGGTCAGGATCGCGACCAGGCCGTGGACGTCGCGGGCGACGATGACGGAGGCATCCCGCTCGGGCTGTGTGTCGGTCATGGGCCGAGCGTAGGACGCTGCCCGAGGACCGTGCAGGCGAACGGCGCGGTGGTCACCGTCGGGTGGGCCATGCCGCGTCCGTGGTAGACGTCTGCACCGAAGGCGTGGCCGTGGTCCGCCCAGACAATGACGAGCCAGCACTTCGTGCTGGTGACCCCGCCGACGCACACGGTGCGGTAGCCGTGTTGGACGAGTCCGGCCAGGAGGCTCGGGGCGTCGAAGACGAACGTGCCGGGGGAGCGGTTCACTCGGACGCGTGAGCATGGGATGCACGCCTTATGGCACTTCCACACGTGCGTGCTGCTGGACGCAGGGGAGAACGCCAAGGCCCTGTCGGAACACCTCGGGCATGGCGACCGGGAGTTCGGGCGTGAGCGCGAAGGGCCGTCGTCGGTGCCTCCGCGGGGGCGGAGGCACCGACGACGGCCCATGGACGGCCCAGGAGGACGGGAAACCGTCCTGGCCTGCGGCGTACTTAAATGTCGCGGAAGATCTCGATCTGGGCGCCCACCGAGTTGAGGCGTTCGGCCAGTTCCTCGTAGCCGCGGTTGATCACGTAGACGTTGCGGAGCACCGAGGTGCCTTCGGCCGCCATCATCGCCAGGAGGACGACCACCGCCGGGCGCAGGGCCGGCGGGCACATCATTTCCGCCGCGCGCCAGCGCGTGGGGCCCTCGACCAGGACGCGGTGGGGGTCGAGGAGCTGGAGGCGGCCGCCGAGGCGGTTCAGGTCCGTCAGGTAGATGGCCCGGTTGTCGTACACCCAGTCGTGGATCAGGGTCTGACCCTGTGCCACGGCGGCGATGGCCGCGAAGAAGGGGACGTTGTC encodes:
- a CDS encoding excalibur calcium-binding domain-containing protein, translating into MTYAPPYPHPHSPVRRWWQHPALIIVALVVLPPAGIALAWVSRWNQAQKIIATVLAGLWFLAPFLGDPPKKTQADAKPAPQAAAAANIPAATTAPSQSAPPSYVGKVLKDAKAVAHAAGYDATSHDASPDNAGQWDDDNWKVCFQTQADHPVGKMPTLDFGVVRNEAPCPAKDGDPLPYPKMPKVVTLTFSKASETLKPIGLKAIEPQSAYTDVTLPATVDDWTVCFQDPAEGKEFKAPKTETARLTVAAPGTACPTAEHTKLHPDPVVPKDSDDSGNSSSGGSSSGGTGGSVYYKNCTAVRAAGADPIRRNDPGYGRHLDRDGDGVGCE
- a CDS encoding DUF6087 family protein, with amino-acid sequence MDDEPLDRWAARRQGRLRKPGEKKAITLSTGPQRAAHLNPEAPRLILEWDGFAWQALTTVEDYAAACRALSPTPEPAPADRPEATGPTTGHNPLAPGTGRHRKPRP
- a CDS encoding NUDIX hydrolase, coding for MTDTQPERDASVIVARDVHGLVAILTARFPRHGDDYLFLPGGRREDGETAEECARRELLEEAGITATVWRPLGSYAITSRSAARIHLFEATGLTLGPQQLADDEQDFKLTWWPVQDAITAATEGRFLLQGGPLALFLADRA